DNA from Elaeis guineensis isolate ETL-2024a chromosome 2, EG11, whole genome shotgun sequence:
ttgattgttAAAATATCAGGAAAAGTTGATATCTTGTTGCACAAAGAACATACACTCATAGAGCGAAAAAATGATCTACCAATGataaagaaaggagaataggagGTGGGGAAAAGAAATTGTAATTTATTCAGATAGAGAACATTCTTCTATCGCAGTGTAATGACTTACAATTGATGCATAGGACTTCATACGCGCATCTTCTGGAGCGATGGAAGTTCTTATTTCAGAAACTATATGTGGTTGAACAGGTGGATCTACAGTAACAATGTCTTGAACAACTAAGTGTCTGTTTTCTGATGGGATAGAAGATTCCTCAGCATTAGCAAACTTTGCCTCAGAAATGGCAGTTGCAGGGTCCGGTGCATGACTGTCTTGCACCAAAGTCAGATCTGGCAACAAATATTTAAAGAAAAGACATAAATTCTTATAGAATCATCAGCTTGGAGGCATAGAGTAGAAAAGAAAAGCCATTTCTGCATAAACTTTTTACCTGGGTCAGTTGCAGCAGCATCCATGGTGTTACAAACTAAAATCTGATTGATTCCATCTGGCTGGTTTTCATCCAAAAATCTAAAAAGATCATTAAGAATGAAAAAACCTCCACACTTCTGTGGGGCAAGAAAAAATGATTGAGTAAATTTCCGTGGGATCTTATTTATCCCAATCAAGCATCCAGTAACTAAGACAATCACCCCCTCATTATATGTGGATTGTGAATCTGCAGTCAGTATGTTTACTTCATAGCTTTTGTAGTCCATCATCGACAATATCTTATCATTGATGTCCTGATCCATAATAAGTAAAGGGAATTAATGTATGATTCAAAAGCAAAACAAAAGAACACTATCAGGACATGACAAAAGAATTATCCAAATGGGAAGAGGAAAAACCATATCCTTGATACTCTACTTCCCTGCAGAACCGTTTAAGAAGAGAAATGATTTGCAGATAAAGGTTATAGTGAACAAAAAGACTTAAATATGCATGCATGCTCACAGAAACACAGTAAAAAGGAAATCCATAAATGAGTCTTTTATATTCATATTAGATAAGTGCAACTCAGAACACTCTTTGAAACCTCACAGCCAACAGTTCCCTACTTTCTAATGTTTGCTTAGCCACACACTGTCGATAACAAACCTACTCATAAATTCAAATCCAATGAATTAGACATGCTGAGTTTTGAATTGCAGCAAGAGAATTTCTAATGGGCACAGAAAGAAAAGGCAGGCAACAGTAAAAAGAATAAGTATTTTCAAACAATAGTTCAGTACAAAACTAGAAGAACAACAAGCCCAAGAATACAGTTAAGGATTAAAATGATACAGAAACTAAAAACAATCTAGAAGTTATACAAGTAATTATAAATTTACTCAACAGATCACTAGAATATATTATTTAGGAACAAGCTTTCACCCTTCGTAAAAACCTCACCTGTGGTTTATCTAAAGATAATTGAAGCAAGTTCTTAGAAAAACATCATAAATTTAAGTATCCTGTAGAtgagtaaataaaaaaaaaagaagttattCTGTTCTAAAAAACATACTCGCATTGTTGTGGCCGATGCCATTACTCCATTGGACTCTGGACGACTAATAATGCTGGAGTCCTGATAGAATTTGTAAGCACTTTCTGGCCATCGATGAAGAATTGTGTAATACTGTTCAATAAATGCATTGCCAACCTGCAAAACCAAATAACAAAAATCATGCCATGGAAAAGAGATAATATCACAAGAAAGAACTCAGTGAGATGGAAAAGATCAACATATACCTGTTGTGCACTTAGGGGAGCAGCAGGAGTTACAGTTGGGAATGCCATGTCTGCAATTACTTGAGTATCAGTACAGATCAAGGAAATAAATAGCAATGACACTGCATCTTTCTCCCCTAAATACCAAAACATTGAAATGAGAAAAAGGCTATCAAATATCCGTACAGGACATATAGACACACAAATACAGATGTTCACATGCACATGCATGACTCCATGTTAGCACACACAAAGGAGGGGATGAGAAGGGAGAAGAACAATCAACGGAGACAAAAACTCCATGGAC
Protein-coding regions in this window:
- the LOC105033174 gene encoding nuclear transport factor 2 isoform X2; amino-acid sequence: MAFPTVTPAAPLSAQQVGNAFIEQYYTILHRWPESAYKFYQDSSIISRPESNGVMASATTMRDINDKILSMMDYKSYEVNILTADSQSTYNEGVIVLVTGCLIGINKIPRKFTQSFFLAPQKCGGFFILNDLFRFLDENQPDGINQILVCNTMDAAATDPDLTLVQDSHAPDPATAISEAKFANAEESSIPSENRHLVVQDIVTVDPPVQPHIVSEIRTSIAPEDARMKSYASIVKDMKGSTSSKPVYVPTTKLQPVPTNPEKPFMQSTAASLTPEVLATKNNTISESCNSSNSHEGHSIYIGNLPVNATARQVEEEFKKFGPIKPRGVQVRIHKFEHFCFGFIEFESLESMKAAIESVPWQITEFVSELFRHHLS
- the LOC105033174 gene encoding nuclear transport factor 2 isoform X1; this translates as MAFPTVTPAAPLSAQQVGNAFIEQYYTILHRWPESAYKFYQDSSIISRPESNGVMASATTMRDINDKILSMMDYKSYEVNILTADSQSTYNEGVIVLVTGCLIGINKIPRKFTQSFFLAPQKCGGFFILNDLFRFLDENQPDGINQILVCNTMDAAATDPDLTLVQDSHAPDPATAISEAKFANAEESSIPSENRHLVVQDIVTVDPPVQPHIVSEIRTSIAPEDARMKSYASIVKDMKGSTSSKPVYVPTTKLQPVPTNPEKPFMQSTAASLTPEVLATKNNTISESCNSSNSHEGHSIYIGNLPVNATARQVEEEFKKFGPIKPRGVQVRIHKFEHFCFGFIEFESLESMKAAIEASPVMIGGQEAFVKEKRSKTRVTNGVLNNDNGDSGKGHNLAGRGGFQNDNYRGRGSFNANKGHGKHDFRNWGETSSCGQHPPHYKQRVPG